GCTGATACTGCTTTTCCAAAGGCCCCTGCCCCGCAAAAATCAATTGGATTCGATCTTCATATTTGGATTTTTTAACGGCTTTTATCAACACATCCTGCCGCTTTTCCCGTGAATAACGCCCGGTCATTAAAATCACGAATTTATCTTGAAACGCTTCGGGTTTCGGTATACGGTGATATTCAAATTCCGGCGTTACCCCGTTGGAAATCACATGAAGATCTGCTGTATATCCCCAGTTTATCAGATTTTGCATGACCTTTTCGGAAGGACAGTGAATATCACTGCAATATTGAAAAACATTGCGTTCAAATGCGCGTGCCAGCGCTTTATTCACCGGTTTCATCCAGGCCAGATGAATGGATGAAGTGATGTTTTCCGGATATGTGTGAAAAACGCCTGTGCAGGGTTTTCCCATTTCGGCGGCGGTTTTTGCCGTTTTTGAGGCCACGACAAAACAATTCTCAAGATGAACTAAATCTGCCCATTCCACCGCTTCCCGAATTACCGCTTGATCCGCTTTGGCAAAAGTCACGCCCTGCTTTTTTACAAGCGGGTCAAAAAGCGGCAACTTGAATTCCCCGAGCGGAAATTCCGGCTGTCCGTTGACGTCGCTTGCCAATATCCTGACTTCGTGACCGCGTTTTTTAAGTTCATCCGCAAAACGCTGGGCCGAGATGCCTCCCCCATTATTTGCCGCAAAATATTCGTCCATTGCGAATAAAATCTTCACAAACAAACACCCTCTTGACAAATTGCAACATTTATCTACAATTGTCTTTAAATAGACACACGTCTATTGTATAATAAATGAT
This region of Oscillospiraceae bacterium genomic DNA includes:
- a CDS encoding glycosyltransferase, with product MKILFAMDEYFAANNGGGISAQRFADELKKRGHEVRILASDVNGQPEFPLGEFKLPLFDPLVKKQGVTFAKADQAVIREAVEWADLVHLENCFVVASKTAKTAAEMGKPCTGVFHTYPENITSSIHLAWMKPVNKALARAFERNVFQYCSDIHCPSEKVMQNLINWGYTADLHVISNGVTPEFEYHRIPKPEAFQDKFVILMTGRYSREKRQDVLIKAVKKSKYEDRIQLIFAGQGPLEKQYQRLSKNLSNKPVFGFLQKTELKQVMAYSDLYIHTAQVEIEGMSCLEAIASGLVPIIADGKMTSTGKFALDSRSLFKSGDAKELSQKIDYWLENAEERRHMERVYHEHAEEYAIHKSAQELEKMFLGAYKKIYGANSALTA